In Paracoccaceae bacterium Fryx2, a single genomic region encodes these proteins:
- a CDS encoding DNA polymerase III subunit delta', whose translation MALAPEDIPEPDRVEGAPHPRETGRLIGHGAAQAEFLAAFNGGRLHHGWLITGPRGVGKATLAWKLARFLLATPENDGGMFAPPPPVTLDIPDSHPVARRMVALAEGRLFLLRRGLNTSEKALSADIRVEEVRKLKSFFNMTAADGGRRVAIIDCADELATAGANALLKLLEEPPPLVTLILISHQPFRLLPTIRSRCRELRLGPLPAPEMAEAMALAGAEPTNPEAMAELAGGSVGEAIRIANLDGMKLYDSLLALMTTLPRMDRQRALALAELGAGRGQEARFDLILTLLDLFLARLARAGTLGHCPPEAARGEAALIARLAPDPRSARVWAELAQTLGLRARRGRAVNLDPAALLMDMVLKIDETAGTLAQR comes from the coding sequence ATGGCGCTCGCCCCCGAAGACATCCCCGAACCTGATCGCGTCGAAGGCGCGCCGCACCCGCGCGAAACCGGGCGGCTGATCGGCCACGGCGCGGCGCAGGCCGAGTTTCTGGCGGCCTTCAACGGCGGCCGCCTGCACCACGGCTGGCTGATCACCGGGCCGCGCGGCGTCGGCAAGGCGACGCTGGCGTGGAAGCTGGCGCGGTTCCTGCTGGCGACACCCGAAAATGACGGCGGCATGTTCGCCCCGCCGCCGCCCGTCACGCTCGACATTCCCGACAGCCACCCCGTTGCCCGCCGCATGGTGGCGCTGGCCGAGGGGCGGCTGTTCCTGCTGCGCCGCGGGCTGAACACCAGCGAAAAGGCACTGTCGGCCGATATCAGGGTCGAGGAAGTGCGCAAGCTGAAAAGCTTCTTCAACATGACCGCCGCCGATGGCGGCCGCCGCGTGGCGATCATCGACTGCGCCGATGAGCTCGCCACCGCCGGGGCCAATGCGCTGCTGAAACTGCTGGAAGAACCCCCGCCGCTTGTCACGCTGATCCTGATCAGCCACCAGCCGTTCCGCCTGCTTCCCACGATCCGCTCGCGCTGCCGCGAGCTGCGGCTGGGGCCGCTGCCTGCGCCCGAAATGGCTGAAGCCATGGCGCTGGCCGGGGCCGAGCCCACCAACCCCGAGGCGATGGCCGAACTGGCCGGCGGCTCGGTCGGCGAGGCGATCCGCATCGCCAACCTCGACGGCATGAAGCTCTATGATTCCCTGCTGGCCCTGATGACGACCCTGCCCCGCATGGACCGCCAACGCGCGCTGGCGCTGGCCGAACTCGGCGCCGGGCGCGGGCAGGAGGCGCGGTTCGACCTGATCCTGACCCTGCTCGACCTCTTTCTGGCGCGGCTGGCGCGGGCAGGCACGCTGGGCCATTGCCCGCCCGAAGCCGCCAGGGGCGAGGCCGCGCTGATCGCCCGCCTTGCCCCCGACCCACGCAGCGCCCGCGTCTGGGCCGAACTGGCGCAGACCCTTGGCCTCAGGGCGCGGCGCGGCCGGGCGGTCAACCTTGACCCTGCCGCACTTCTCATGGATATGGTGCTGAAGATCGACGAGACGGCGGGCACGCTCGCCCAAAGGTAG
- a CDS encoding MBL fold metallo-hydrolase, whose product MSARLRFTILGCGSSGGVPRLGGDWGACDPCNPKNRRRRCSLLVERITDQGVTRVLIDTSPDMRDQLLDAGVGLLDAVVYTHAHADHVHGIDDLRQIVFNRRSRLPVWADGPTQDALLSRFGYAFVQPGDSPYPPILDLHSIHDDPFQITGAGGTVTLHPFHADHGAMDALGLRIGGLAYLPDAVAIPEAGWALLQGLEIWVVDALRRTPHPTHAHLAMTLDWIARAAPRRAVLTNMHIDLDHDTLAAELPDHVVPAHDGMVLELDAA is encoded by the coding sequence GTGAGCGCCCGGCTGCGCTTCACCATCCTGGGCTGCGGCTCGTCCGGCGGCGTGCCGCGCCTTGGGGGCGACTGGGGCGCCTGCGATCCGTGCAATCCGAAGAACCGCCGCCGCCGCTGCTCGCTGCTGGTGGAACGCATCACCGATCAGGGCGTGACCCGCGTGCTGATCGACACCTCGCCCGACATGCGCGACCAGTTGCTCGACGCGGGCGTGGGGCTGCTGGATGCGGTGGTCTATACCCATGCCCATGCCGACCATGTCCACGGCATCGACGACCTGCGCCAGATCGTGTTCAACCGCCGCTCCCGCCTGCCGGTCTGGGCCGACGGCCCGACGCAGGATGCGCTGCTGTCGCGTTTCGGCTATGCTTTCGTGCAGCCCGGCGACAGCCCCTACCCGCCGATCCTCGACCTGCATTCGATCCATGACGACCCGTTCCAGATCACCGGCGCGGGCGGCACCGTGACGCTGCATCCGTTCCATGCCGACCATGGCGCGATGGACGCGCTGGGGCTCAGGATCGGCGGGCTGGCCTACCTGCCCGACGCCGTGGCGATCCCCGAGGCGGGCTGGGCGCTGCTGCAGGGGCTGGAGATCTGGGTGGTCGATGCCCTGCGCCGCACGCCGCACCCGACCCACGCGCATCTGGCGATGACGCTGGACTGGATCGCCCGCGCCGCCCCGCGCCGCGCGGTGCTGACCAACATGCACATCGACCTTGACCACGACACGCTGGCCGCCGAACTGCCCGACCATGTCGTGCCGGCCCATGACGGGATGGTGCTGGAACTGGACGCCGCGTGA
- the hisN gene encoding histidinol-phosphatase: MADMVTKAEQAELIAVAAELADAARAATLLHFRTADLAADTKETDRFDPVTVADRLSEQRMREILAQRRPQDAVLGEEMGPTPGSSGLTWVLDPIDGTRSYLCGAPTWGVLISVADATGPIYGLIDQPYIGERFEGGFGRAAMTGPHWSRPLRTRAARPLSQAILMTTFPEVGTAEEGAAFRRLVPQCRLTRYGMDCYAYALIAAGHIDLVVEAGLQAYDVQAPIAVIEAAGGIVTDWQGRPCPQGGRVLAAANADVHAAALAVLNG; the protein is encoded by the coding sequence ATGGCGGACATGGTGACGAAGGCAGAGCAGGCGGAACTGATCGCGGTTGCGGCCGAACTGGCGGATGCGGCGCGGGCGGCGACCCTGCTGCACTTTCGCACCGCCGACCTCGCGGCCGACACCAAGGAAACCGACCGCTTCGACCCGGTGACCGTGGCCGACCGCCTGTCGGAACAGCGGATGCGCGAGATTCTGGCGCAGCGCCGCCCGCAGGACGCCGTATTGGGCGAGGAGATGGGGCCCACCCCGGGCAGCAGCGGGCTGACCTGGGTGCTGGACCCGATCGACGGCACGCGGTCCTATCTGTGCGGGGCGCCGACCTGGGGGGTGCTGATCTCGGTTGCCGATGCGACCGGGCCGATTTACGGCCTGATCGACCAGCCCTATATCGGCGAGCGGTTCGAGGGCGGCTTCGGACGTGCCGCGATGACCGGGCCGCACTGGTCGCGGCCTCTCCGGACGCGGGCGGCGCGGCCGCTGTCGCAGGCCATCCTGATGACCACCTTTCCCGAGGTCGGCACGGCAGAGGAGGGCGCGGCCTTCCGCCGCCTCGTGCCGCAGTGCCGCCTGACGCGCTATGGCATGGATTGTTATGCCTATGCGCTGATCGCGGCCGGGCATATCGACCTTGTGGTAGAAGCGGGCTTGCAGGCCTATGACGTGCAGGCGCCGATTGCGGTGATCGAGGCGGCGGGGGGCATCGTCACCGACTGGCAGGGGCGGCCCTGCCCGCAGGGGGGCCGGGTGCTGGCGGCGGCGAACGCCGATGTTCATGCGGCGGCGCTGGCCGTGCTGAACGGCTGA
- a CDS encoding NADPH:quinone oxidoreductase family protein produces MLAYRIDAFGQPARLQTLPDPVPGPGEVRLRIAACGLNFADLLMQEGKYQERPTPPFTLGMEVAGTVEALGPGSAGPAPGTRVAAFASQGGLATSGCFAADRCLPLPDAMDFTTAAAFQIAYGTSHVALSHKAALQPGETLLVLGAAGGVGLTAVEIGKRMGARVIASARGADKLAVAAAAGADHLIDSDAPDLRGTLKALGGVDVVYDPVGGDAFLEALRATRPEGRLLTIGFASGAVPQVPANLLLVKNLSVMGLYWGGYLSFRPEVLTRSMATLFGWFADGGLHPHVSHTLPLDRVAEALTLLRSRTSTGKVVVTMP; encoded by the coding sequence ATGCTTGCCTATCGGATCGACGCTTTCGGACAGCCGGCCCGGCTGCAGACCCTGCCCGACCCCGTCCCCGGACCGGGCGAGGTGCGCTTGCGCATCGCGGCCTGCGGGCTGAACTTCGCCGACCTGCTGATGCAGGAAGGCAAGTATCAGGAACGCCCCACCCCGCCCTTCACCCTCGGAATGGAAGTGGCAGGCACGGTCGAGGCGCTGGGCCCCGGCTCCGCGGGCCCGGCCCCTGGCACAAGGGTCGCGGCCTTCGCCAGCCAGGGTGGCCTCGCGACCAGCGGCTGCTTTGCCGCCGACCGCTGCCTGCCCCTGCCCGACGCTATGGATTTCACCACCGCCGCCGCCTTCCAGATCGCCTATGGCACCAGCCATGTCGCGCTGTCGCACAAGGCCGCCCTGCAACCGGGCGAAACGCTGCTGGTGCTGGGCGCGGCCGGCGGCGTCGGCCTGACGGCGGTCGAGATCGGCAAGCGCATGGGGGCGCGGGTGATCGCCAGCGCCCGCGGCGCGGACAAGCTGGCCGTCGCTGCGGCCGCCGGGGCCGACCACCTGATCGACAGCGACGCGCCCGACCTGCGCGGCACGCTCAAGGCGCTGGGCGGGGTGGACGTGGTCTATGACCCGGTCGGCGGCGACGCCTTCCTCGAGGCGCTGCGCGCCACCCGCCCCGAGGGGCGCCTTCTGACCATCGGCTTCGCCTCGGGCGCGGTGCCGCAGGTTCCCGCCAACCTGCTGCTGGTCAAGAACTTGTCGGTGATGGGCCTCTACTGGGGCGGATACCTGAGCTTCCGGCCCGAAGTGCTGACGCGCAGCATGGCCACGCTGTTCGGCTGGTTCGCCGACGGCGGCCTGCACCCCCATGTCAGCCACACCCTGCCGCTGGACCGGGTTGCCGAGGCGCTGACCCTGCTGCGCAGCCGCACGTCCACCGGCAAGGTCGTGGTGACGATGCCCTGA
- a CDS encoding SPOR domain-containing protein yields MTKAAIRNLILAAMAAAGLAACEDGVNPFAGKDKPAEDGAEAVPSTSVRLVDRDVEAPQVFQVTDDALWDGRPSLGGVWVASPDAVDPERVILRNPANGKFVIGALFRRERENPGPKLQISSDAASALGLLAGQPGKLNVTALRREEVPQAAPDARKPILDAAETVDTAVLPPVAAAAAAIDRADGKPPAPAKPAATPAPTAAAAPPASGGPNAIQIGIFSVEANARRAAATLTGAGIAADTRKEESQGKAFWSVVARGAGDRAALLAKVKGLGFTDAYFLSR; encoded by the coding sequence ATGACGAAGGCAGCGATCAGGAACCTGATCTTGGCGGCGATGGCGGCGGCGGGTCTTGCCGCCTGCGAAGACGGGGTCAACCCCTTTGCAGGCAAGGACAAACCGGCCGAAGACGGGGCAGAGGCGGTGCCTTCCACCTCGGTGCGGCTGGTGGATCGCGATGTCGAGGCGCCGCAGGTCTTTCAGGTGACCGATGATGCACTGTGGGACGGGCGGCCCTCGCTCGGCGGCGTCTGGGTCGCCTCGCCCGATGCGGTCGACCCCGAGCGGGTGATCCTGCGCAACCCGGCCAATGGCAAGTTCGTGATCGGCGCGCTGTTCCGGCGTGAACGCGAAAACCCGGGGCCGAAGCTGCAGATCTCGTCGGATGCGGCCTCGGCACTGGGCCTGCTGGCCGGGCAGCCGGGCAAGCTGAACGTCACCGCGCTGCGCCGCGAAGAAGTGCCGCAGGCCGCCCCCGACGCCCGCAAGCCGATTCTCGATGCCGCCGAGACGGTGGATACCGCCGTTCTGCCCCCGGTGGCCGCTGCCGCCGCCGCAATCGACCGGGCCGACGGCAAGCCGCCAGCGCCCGCCAAACCCGCCGCCACACCGGCCCCGACCGCCGCCGCGGCCCCGCCCGCGTCCGGCGGACCGAACGCCATCCAGATCGGCATCTTCAGCGTCGAGGCCAACGCCCGGCGCGCGGCCGCAACCCTGACCGGGGCAGGCATCGCCGCCGACACCCGCAAGGAAGAAAGTCAGGGCAAGGCGTTCTGGAGCGTCGTCGCCCGCGGCGCCGGCGACCGGGCCGCCCTGCTGGCCAAGGTCAAGGGCCTTGGCTTCACCGACGCCTATTTCCTCTCCCGCTGA
- a CDS encoding TatD family hydrolase, which translates to MIPEPLNAAPPPQIVDSHCHLDFPDFEGELPEVVARAHAAGVTRMVTICTRLRHEPRVRAIAEAFPGVFYTAGTHPMSAAEEPMATVEDLVALAQHPKFVGFGESGLDYHYSADSIAAQQQSLAVHIQAAQITGLPLVIHARDADDDVARLLSEGYARAPFGCVMHCFSSGPALAQTALDLGFYLSMSGIAAFPKSADLRAIFAAAPLDRILLETDSPYLAPPPHRGRRNEPAYTAHTAAIGAQVFGLTPAAFAAATSANFDRLFAKAAMVPA; encoded by the coding sequence ATGATCCCCGAACCGCTTAACGCCGCCCCGCCGCCACAGATCGTCGACAGCCACTGCCACCTCGATTTCCCCGATTTCGAGGGCGAGTTGCCCGAGGTTGTCGCCCGCGCCCATGCCGCTGGCGTTACCCGCATGGTGACGATCTGCACCCGCCTGCGTCATGAACCCCGGGTCCGCGCGATTGCCGAGGCATTCCCCGGCGTGTTCTACACCGCAGGCACCCACCCGATGAGCGCCGCCGAAGAACCGATGGCGACGGTTGAAGACCTGGTGGCGCTGGCGCAGCACCCGAAATTCGTCGGCTTCGGTGAGTCCGGGCTCGACTACCACTATTCCGCCGACAGCATCGCGGCGCAGCAGCAAAGCCTTGCCGTGCATATTCAGGCGGCGCAGATCACCGGCCTGCCGCTGGTCATCCACGCCCGCGACGCCGACGACGACGTGGCGCGCCTTCTGTCCGAAGGCTATGCCCGCGCGCCGTTCGGCTGCGTGATGCACTGCTTTTCCTCCGGCCCGGCACTGGCGCAGACGGCGCTCGACCTCGGCTTCTACCTGTCGATGTCGGGCATCGCCGCCTTCCCCAAATCCGCCGACCTGCGCGCGATATTTGCCGCCGCCCCGCTCGACCGCATCCTGCTGGAAACCGACAGCCCCTACCTTGCGCCGCCGCCCCATCGCGGGCGCCGCAACGAGCCGGCCTACACCGCCCACACCGCCGCGATCGGCGCGCAGGTGTTCGGGCTGACCCCGGCCGCCTTCGCCGCCGCCACCAGCGCCAACTTCGACCGCCTGTTCGCCAAGGCCGCGATGGTGCCTGCGTGA
- a CDS encoding cation:proton antiporter — protein sequence MEGFLYLASIYLGTAVLIVPLAVRFGLGSVLGYLAAGILMGPVLGLAGTETIDLQHFAEFGVVMMLFLIGLELDPRALWDMRHRLLGLGGLQVVLTTGAIAAVLLALGVGWQIGLTVGMALSLSSTAIVLQTLTEKDLMRSSGGRGSFSVLLTQDIAVVPMLALIPLLAVGGSMAGLTTENLGVSNPGLADDPSQAAEPLISLVQSLPGWGVTLLTLAIVATIILAGHYLTRPVFRFVHASRLPEMSTFISLLMVLGIAFLMMLVGLSPALGTFLAGVVLANSEFRHQLEADIKPFKGLLMGLFFMTVGVSIDVAVLMAQPLLILALTVGLIALKAVVLLGLTWPFDIRGRDRFLFSLGLAQAGEFGFLIISFALQQSVLPDEIAKLALLVISLSMLLTPLLFIAYDVLARRMTARTPSPEPDEIDRKGRVIIAGIGRFGQVVNRLVRMSGIDTVVLDADMTTIETMRRFGVKGFFGDPTRPELLEAAGLAEASALVVAVDSRTSALKIVTFARKFRPDLHIVARARDRVHVYELFQAGANDIVRETFDSSIRAGRYVLENIGFTDYEAARLSQTYYKVDRAAMRDLAELWVPGQPVHLNDAYVARARQLDRDMETALIDDLDDSRPQTDAAE from the coding sequence ATGGAAGGTTTCCTCTATCTTGCCAGCATCTACCTCGGCACCGCCGTGCTGATCGTGCCGCTGGCGGTCCGGTTCGGGCTGGGGTCGGTGCTGGGCTATCTGGCGGCGGGCATCCTGATGGGGCCGGTGCTGGGCCTTGCGGGCACCGAAACCATCGACCTGCAGCACTTCGCAGAATTCGGCGTGGTGATGATGCTGTTCCTGATCGGCCTCGAACTCGACCCGCGCGCGCTGTGGGACATGCGGCACCGGCTGCTCGGCCTGGGGGGGCTGCAGGTGGTGCTGACGACCGGTGCCATTGCGGCGGTGCTGCTGGCACTGGGGGTTGGCTGGCAGATCGGGCTGACGGTCGGCATGGCGCTTTCGCTTTCGTCCACCGCCATCGTGCTGCAGACCCTGACGGAAAAGGACCTGATGCGGTCAAGCGGCGGACGCGGCAGCTTTTCGGTGCTGCTGACGCAGGACATCGCGGTGGTGCCGATGCTGGCGCTGATTCCGCTGCTGGCCGTCGGGGGCTCGATGGCCGGGCTGACCACCGAAAACCTCGGCGTCAGCAATCCGGGGCTGGCGGATGACCCCTCGCAGGCGGCCGAACCGCTGATCAGCCTGGTGCAATCGCTGCCGGGCTGGGGCGTCACGCTGCTGACGCTGGCCATCGTGGCCACCATCATCCTGGCCGGGCACTACCTGACGCGGCCGGTGTTCCGCTTCGTCCATGCCTCGCGCCTGCCGGAAATGTCGACCTTCATCTCGTTGCTGATGGTGCTGGGCATCGCCTTCCTGATGATGCTGGTCGGGCTGTCGCCGGCCCTTGGCACCTTCCTGGCCGGGGTGGTGCTGGCCAACTCGGAGTTCCGCCACCAGCTTGAAGCCGACATCAAGCCGTTCAAGGGCCTGCTGATGGGCCTGTTCTTCATGACCGTCGGGGTCAGCATCGACGTTGCGGTGCTGATGGCGCAGCCGCTGCTGATCCTGGCGCTGACGGTGGGGCTGATCGCGCTGAAGGCGGTGGTGCTGCTGGGGCTGACCTGGCCGTTCGACATCCGCGGCCGCGACCGTTTCCTGTTCAGCCTCGGGCTTGCGCAGGCGGGCGAGTTCGGCTTCCTGATCATCAGCTTTGCCCTGCAGCAATCGGTGCTGCCGGACGAAATCGCCAAGCTGGCGCTGCTGGTGATCAGCCTGTCGATGCTGCTGACGCCGCTGCTGTTCATCGCCTACGATGTGCTGGCCCGCCGCATGACCGCCCGCACCCCCAGCCCCGAACCCGACGAGATCGACAGGAAGGGCCGGGTGATCATCGCGGGCATCGGCCGCTTCGGGCAGGTGGTCAACCGCCTGGTGCGGATGAGCGGCATCGACACCGTGGTGCTTGACGCCGACATGACCACGATCGAGACCATGCGCCGCTTCGGCGTCAAGGGCTTCTTCGGCGACCCGACCCGCCCCGAACTGCTGGAGGCCGCGGGCCTTGCCGAGGCGTCGGCGCTGGTGGTGGCGGTCGACAGCCGCACCTCGGCGCTGAAGATCGTGACCTTCGCCCGCAAGTTCCGCCCCGACCTGCACATCGTCGCCCGCGCCCGCGACCGGGTGCATGTCTATGAACTATTCCAGGCCGGGGCCAACGACATCGTGCGCGAAACCTTCGACAGCTCGATCCGCGCCGGGCGCTATGTGCTGGAAAACATCGGCTTCACCGATTACGAGGCCGCCAGGCTGTCGCAGACCTACTACAAGGTTGACCGCGCCGCGATGCGCGATCTGGCAGAGCTTTGGGTGCCCGGCCAGCCCGTCCACCTCAACGATGCGTATGTCGCCCGCGCCCGCCAGCTTGACCGCGACATGGAAACCGCGCTGATCGACGATCTCGACGACTCCCGCCCGCAAACCGATGCGGCCGAGTGA
- the tmk gene encoding dTMP kinase, translating into MDSAGRTTGRFVSFEGIDGSGKSTQARLLADALVARGWPVLLTREPGGSPGAEEIRRLVLEGDPDRWSAETEILLFTAARRDHLEKTIRPALDRGAVVITDRFADSTRMYQGISRGDLRRTVDDLHALMIGVEPDLTLLIDIDPDLGLSRARARLGAEQRFEDMGADMQTRMRAGFLALAASAPRFRVIDGNRDPQAVAADVLAAAFAHFGT; encoded by the coding sequence ATGGATTCCGCAGGAAGGACCACCGGCCGCTTTGTCAGCTTCGAGGGCATCGACGGCTCTGGAAAAAGCACGCAGGCCCGCCTGCTGGCCGATGCGCTGGTGGCGCGCGGCTGGCCGGTGTTGCTGACGCGCGAACCCGGCGGCAGCCCCGGCGCCGAGGAAATCCGCCGTCTGGTGCTGGAGGGCGACCCCGACCGCTGGTCGGCCGAAACCGAGATCCTGCTGTTCACCGCCGCCCGCCGCGACCATCTGGAAAAGACCATCCGCCCCGCGCTGGACCGCGGCGCCGTGGTGATCACCGACCGGTTCGCCGACAGCACCCGGATGTATCAGGGCATATCGCGGGGCGACCTTCGCCGCACGGTGGACGATCTGCACGCGCTGATGATCGGGGTCGAGCCTGACCTGACGCTGCTGATCGACATCGACCCCGATCTGGGCCTGTCGCGCGCCCGCGCCCGGCTGGGTGCCGAACAGCGGTTCGAGGACATGGGCGCCGACATGCAGACCCGGATGCGCGCCGGGTTTCTGGCGCTGGCCGCCTCCGCCCCGCGCTTTCGGGTGATCGACGGCAACCGCGACCCGCAGGCGGTGGCCGCCGACGTGCTGGCCGCCGCCTTTGCTCACTTCGGCACCTGA
- a CDS encoding AEC family transporter produces MSALLDVILPVFLVIGFGYAMARVGLLGDSAVDGVMRFAQNFAVPCLLFRSIAQLDLSQAFELRLLLSFYIGAFISFGLGFLGSRLMFHRPVQDSVAIGFACLFSNTLLLGLPITERAYGPDALAGNYAIIALHSPLLYGFGITLMETVRSHGQGLSAPALAGQVLRAVFTQPMVLGISAGFAVNLSGLALPGSLAAAVDMMARAAIPAALFGLGGVLTRYRPEGDSRTILMICALALLVHPAITWGLGRFAFGLDAAGLRSAVITAAMAPGVNAYLFADMYGVGRRVVASSVLLATAATLVTAWCWLQILP; encoded by the coding sequence GTGAGCGCGCTGCTCGACGTGATCCTGCCGGTGTTTCTGGTGATCGGTTTCGGCTACGCCATGGCCCGCGTCGGTCTGCTGGGTGACAGCGCGGTTGATGGCGTGATGCGCTTTGCCCAGAATTTCGCCGTGCCCTGCCTGCTGTTCCGCTCGATCGCGCAGCTTGACCTGTCGCAGGCGTTCGAGCTGCGCCTGCTGCTCAGCTTCTACATCGGCGCCTTCATCAGCTTCGGGCTGGGGTTCCTCGGCTCGCGCCTGATGTTCCACCGCCCCGTGCAGGACAGCGTGGCCATCGGCTTTGCCTGCCTGTTTTCCAATACCCTGCTCCTGGGCCTGCCGATCACCGAACGCGCCTATGGCCCCGACGCGCTGGCGGGCAACTATGCCATCATCGCGCTGCATTCGCCGCTGCTCTACGGCTTTGGCATCACCCTGATGGAAACGGTCCGCAGCCACGGTCAGGGGCTTTCCGCCCCGGCACTGGCCGGGCAGGTGCTGCGGGCGGTCTTCACCCAGCCGATGGTGCTTGGCATCTCGGCGGGCTTTGCCGTCAACCTGTCGGGGCTGGCGCTGCCGGGGTCGCTGGCCGCGGCGGTGGACATGATGGCGCGCGCGGCGATTCCCGCCGCCCTGTTCGGTCTTGGCGGCGTGCTGACCCGCTACCGCCCCGAGGGCGACAGCCGCACCATCCTGATGATCTGCGCCCTGGCCCTGCTGGTGCATCCGGCGATCACATGGGGGCTCGGGCGTTTCGCCTTCGGGCTCGACGCGGCGGGTCTGCGCTCGGCGGTGATCACGGCGGCGATGGCCCCCGGCGTCAACGCCTATCTCTTTGCCGACATGTATGGCGTCGGCCGGCGGGTGGTGGCCTCTTCGGTGCTGCTGGCTACGGCCGCGACCCTTGTCACCGCCTGGTGCTGGCTGCAGATCCTGCCCTGA
- a CDS encoding helix-turn-helix transcriptional regulator, whose protein sequence is MKHPVDAHVGKRIRHRRWMVGITQQQLADQVGIKFQQIQKYETGMNRVSASRLWDVAEALGVGIAFFFEGIDEAREGARAVEGDILADKEALELVRSYYAIPEAQRRRLFDLARVLSDAA, encoded by the coding sequence ATGAAGCACCCTGTAGACGCTCATGTTGGAAAACGCATTCGCCACCGCCGCTGGATGGTCGGGATTACCCAGCAGCAACTCGCCGATCAGGTGGGAATCAAGTTCCAGCAGATCCAGAAATATGAAACCGGCATGAACCGGGTCAGCGCCTCGCGGCTTTGGGACGTGGCCGAGGCGCTGGGCGTCGGCATCGCCTTCTTTTTCGAAGGCATCGACGAGGCTCGCGAAGGCGCGCGCGCGGTGGAAGGAGACATCCTGGCCGACAAGGAGGCGCTGGAGCTGGTGCGCTCCTACTATGCCATTCCCGAGGCGCAGCGCCGTCGGCTGTTCGATCTGGCCCGGGTGCTGAGCGACGCCGCCTGA
- a CDS encoding D-alanyl-D-alanine carboxypeptidase family protein, whose protein sequence is MFRHLALVLAFGLAALPAQAFDTRAGAAWVYDVTTGTVLLDKNGDESLPPASMSKLMTLNMLFEALKDGRVTMDTTFSVSTRAREMGGSTMFLNEMDKPTVEDLIHGIIINSGNDACVVVAEGLSGSEATFSQQMTERARALGMTKSNFTNASGWPDPEHRMSMHDLGVLANRLITEFPEYYPFFAMTGFNYKDRAPANSENRNPLLKLGSGGDWTADGLKTGHTMEAGYGLVGSAKRGDRRVIFAITGLASEKDRAEESESLANWAFRQFVLKTVVTKGQRLAEADVWMGEATKVGMVAERDVQLLLPALVQGQVTAEVSYTGPLTAPVAQGAKVADLVIHVPGLPDAHVPLLAETAVPRGGFATRLGVAVQVLRTRFAPEAPAS, encoded by the coding sequence ATGTTCCGGCACCTCGCCCTCGTCCTCGCCTTCGGCCTTGCCGCCCTGCCCGCACAGGCGTTCGACACCCGTGCCGGGGCGGCCTGGGTCTATGACGTGACCACCGGCACCGTGCTTTTGGACAAGAACGGAGACGAGTCGCTGCCCCCTGCCTCGATGTCCAAGCTGATGACCCTGAACATGCTGTTCGAGGCGCTGAAGGACGGCCGCGTGACGATGGACACGACGTTCAGCGTATCGACCCGTGCCCGCGAAATGGGCGGCTCGACCATGTTCCTGAACGAGATGGACAAGCCGACCGTCGAAGACCTGATACACGGCATCATCATCAATTCCGGCAACGACGCCTGCGTCGTGGTGGCCGAGGGCCTTTCGGGCAGCGAAGCCACCTTTTCCCAGCAGATGACCGAACGGGCCCGGGCGCTGGGGATGACGAAGTCGAACTTCACCAATGCCTCGGGCTGGCCCGACCCCGAACACCGCATGTCGATGCACGACCTTGGCGTGCTCGCCAACCGCCTGATCACCGAATTCCCCGAGTATTACCCGTTCTTCGCCATGACCGGCTTCAACTACAAGGACCGCGCGCCCGCCAACAGCGAGAACCGCAACCCGCTGCTCAAGCTGGGCTCGGGCGGCGACTGGACGGCAGACGGGCTGAAGACCGGGCACACCATGGAGGCGGGCTACGGGCTGGTCGGGTCGGCCAAGCGCGGCGACCGGCGGGTGATCTTTGCCATCACCGGCCTTGCGTCGGAGAAGGATCGGGCCGAGGAATCCGAAAGCCTGGCAAACTGGGCCTTCCGCCAGTTCGTGCTGAAAACCGTGGTGACCAAGGGCCAGCGGCTGGCCGAGGCCGATGTCTGGATGGGTGAAGCCACCAAGGTCGGCATGGTGGCAGAACGGGACGTGCAACTGCTGCTGCCCGCGCTGGTGCAGGGTCAGGTCACGGCCGAGGTCAGCTACACCGGCCCGCTGACCGCACCCGTGGCGCAGGGCGCCAAGGTGGCCGATCTGGTGATTCATGTGCCGGGCCTGCCCGATGCCCATGTGCCGCTGCTGGCCGAAACCGCCGTGCCGCGCGGCGGCTTCGCCACCCGGCTTGGCGTCGCCGTGCAGGTGCTGCGCACCCGCTTTGCGCCCGAGGCCCCCGCGTCCTGA